A genomic window from Henningerozyma blattae CBS 6284 chromosome 3, complete genome includes:
- the DEG1 gene encoding pseudouridine synthase DEG1 (similar to Saccharomyces cerevisiae DEG1 (YFL001W); ancestral locus Anc_8.88), producing MEFISNLFKSKGKQVSSTLEAAKYKGWTKEQLVKKLLELEDNENTSNKLEKQLKKRKSNDLSSLKSSKKQKRQKEFDFSKYHTRFIALKFAYLGWNYNGLAIQKDYTPLPTVEGTILEAMNKCKLVPSMSPQDYNFSRCGRTDKGVSAMSQVISLNVRSNLSNEEQLNPLKDSDEIHYVDILNQVLPADIRISAVCLRPPSGFNARFSCYKSSLQVFIRKKNLDIEKMKIAAKLYQGEHDFRNFCKLDGSKQITNYNRTIISADILPINGDFYCFDLVGSAFLWHQVRCMMAILFLIGQGLEEPSLINLMLDIEKTPRKPIYDMASDVPLILYDCKFPEMNWSQPNLEDYKAIKYGKAISSLVLKYSTKATIAQIFEDVLPTTTQEFPNKTRINLGDGKGKIVGNYQKVSDRPVMESVETVNKNFETKKGWRNNN from the coding sequence ATGGAGTTTATTAGCAATCtctttaaatcaaaagGTAAACAGGTTTCATCAACCCTAGAAGCTGCAAAATATAAGGGTTGGACTAAGGAGCAATTAGTTAAAAAGTTGTTAGAGCTGGAAGATAACGAAAACACTTCCAATAAACttgaaaaacaattaaaaaaaagaaaaagtaaTGACTTAAGTTCTTTAAAGTCATCAAAAAAACAGAAACGCCAAAAGGAGTTTGACTTCTCTAAATATCACACAAGATTTATTGCATTAAAGTTTGCATATTTGGGTTGGAATTATAATGGACTAGCAATTCAAAAGGACTACACCCCTCTTCCAACAGTAGAAGGAACAATTTTGGAGGCCATGAATAAATGCAAATTAGTCCCCTCAATGTCTCCACAGgattataattttagtAGATGTGGTAGAACGGATAAAGGTGTTAGTGCCATGAGCCAAGttatatcattaaatgTAAGATCAAATTTGTCCAATGAAGAACAACTAAACCCATTAAAAGATTCTGATGAGATCCATTATGTTGATATCTTAAACCAAGTTCTTCCTGCGGATATTAGAATATCTGCAGTTTGCTTGAGACCTCCAAGTGGCTTTAATGCTAGGTTTAGTTGTTACAAGTCGTCACTACAAGTATTTATTcgaaagaaaaatttggacattgaaaaaatgaaaatagcAGCCAAACTTTATCAAGGTGAACAtgattttagaaatttctGTAAATTAGATGGCTCTAAGCAAATCACAAACTACAACAGAACTATTATTAGTGCGGATATATTACCTATCAATGGAGATTTCTATTGCTTCGATTTAGTAGGCTCAGCATTTCTGTGGCACCAGGTACGTTGTATGATGGCAATTCTTTTCCTAATTGGCCAGGGATTAGAAGAGCCTTcgttaataaatttaatgcTGGATATTGAGAAGACTCCTAGAAAGCCTATCTACGATATGGCTAGCGATGTTCCATTGATATTATACGATTGTAAATTTCCAGAAATGAATTGGTCTCAACCTAATTTAGAGGATTATAAAGCCATTAAATATGGAAAAGCCATTAGTTCTTtagtattaaaatattcaactAAAGCAACAATTGCTcaaatttttgaagatgTTTTACCAACTACAACCCAGGAATTTCCAAATAAGACAAGAATTAACTTAGGTGATGGCAAAGGCAAAATTGTTGGCAATTATCAAAAGGTGTCAGATAGACCTGTTATGGAGTCAGTAGAAACAgtcaataaaaattttgaaactaAAAAAGGATGGAGGAATAATAACTAA